The proteins below are encoded in one region of Shewanella algae:
- a CDS encoding DUF2937 family protein has translation MMLRTIRDYLRLLLFFVGVLAGIQLPGFVDQYGKSLQAHLSEIQTQLAGFQRDADRFFGGDLDKLIAHYVTNKDPVFTSGGDKLNAMVERRSELQQALADFRESLYSPYLQLAFAPQADIRREVWDNYSHNILLKGDAIAIGLLSGLLLAASAELLLSLCWLALRTLFRRRPAAA, from the coding sequence ATGATGCTTAGAACCATACGCGACTATCTCAGACTACTGCTGTTCTTTGTGGGGGTGCTGGCGGGGATTCAGCTCCCCGGCTTTGTCGATCAATATGGCAAGAGCCTGCAGGCCCACCTGAGCGAGATCCAAACCCAATTGGCCGGGTTTCAGCGCGATGCCGACCGTTTCTTCGGTGGCGATCTGGATAAGCTTATCGCCCACTATGTGACCAACAAAGATCCGGTATTTACCTCCGGCGGCGACAAGCTCAACGCCATGGTAGAACGCCGCTCCGAGTTGCAGCAGGCCTTGGCCGACTTCCGCGAGAGTCTCTACAGCCCCTACCTGCAACTAGCCTTTGCGCCACAGGCGGATATCCGCCGCGAAGTCTGGGACAACTACAGCCACAATATTCTGCTCAAGGGCGATGCCATTGCCATTGGCCTACTCAGTGGCTTGCTGCTCGCAGCCTCGGCCGAACTGCTGCTCAGCTTATGCTGGCTGGCGTTGCGGACGCTGTTTCGGCGCCGGCCGGCTGCCGCCTGA
- the envZ gene encoding two-component system sensor histidine kinase EnvZ: MKLRWWQRLLPRSAFSQTVMLIGCLLLINQLVSYLTVTVYFIKPSYQQINQLIARQINLLFVDGVEVGREHLTIVDALNAKVRDDGMHVYNQKQAREAGIERATYYGFLSAQMSEYLGGPAEVRIAQSNLLQIWIRPPQAPSIWIKVPLNGWNENALSPLNLYLLVIGALSVAGGWWFARQQNRPLRRLQKAAISVSRGNFPDPLPLTGSSELVEVTNAFNRMSQSMKQLEQDRALLMAGISHDLRTPLTRIRLASEMMVDDDAYLQEGIVKDIEDMDAIINQFIAYIRQDQESIREPEQINRLIREVAQAESNRVGEIELVLAECPEVPMQSLAIKRVIGNLVENAFRYGRGWIRIASQVEKHRIGFSVEDNGPGIAESQIPKLFQPFTQGDSARGSVGSGLGLAIIKRIIDRHQGKVILSNRPQGGLHAQVWLPRD; this comes from the coding sequence ATGAAGCTGCGCTGGTGGCAACGCCTGTTGCCCAGGAGTGCCTTCAGCCAAACGGTCATGCTGATAGGCTGTCTGCTGCTGATCAATCAGCTGGTCTCCTATTTGACTGTGACGGTTTATTTCATTAAGCCCAGTTACCAGCAGATCAACCAGCTTATCGCCCGCCAGATCAATCTGTTGTTTGTCGATGGGGTCGAGGTGGGCCGTGAACACCTCACCATAGTGGATGCACTCAATGCCAAGGTGCGCGACGATGGCATGCATGTCTATAACCAGAAACAGGCCAGGGAAGCTGGTATCGAGCGGGCGACCTACTATGGTTTCCTCTCAGCCCAGATGTCGGAATATCTCGGTGGCCCGGCCGAAGTGCGTATTGCACAGAGCAATCTGCTGCAGATCTGGATCCGCCCACCTCAGGCTCCCTCTATCTGGATCAAGGTTCCCCTCAATGGCTGGAACGAAAATGCCCTGTCGCCCCTTAACCTCTATCTGCTGGTGATAGGCGCCTTGAGTGTCGCCGGTGGTTGGTGGTTTGCCCGGCAACAGAACCGGCCGCTGCGGCGGCTGCAAAAGGCGGCTATCTCAGTTTCCAGAGGCAATTTCCCTGACCCGCTGCCGTTGACCGGCTCCAGTGAGCTCGTCGAAGTGACCAATGCCTTCAACCGTATGTCCCAGAGTATGAAACAGCTGGAGCAGGACAGGGCGCTGCTGATGGCGGGGATTTCCCACGACCTTAGAACTCCCCTGACCCGAATTCGTCTGGCTTCCGAGATGATGGTGGACGACGATGCCTACCTGCAGGAGGGCATAGTCAAAGACATTGAAGACATGGATGCCATCATCAATCAGTTTATCGCCTATATCCGCCAGGATCAGGAGAGCATTCGCGAGCCGGAACAGATCAACCGTTTAATCCGCGAAGTGGCCCAGGCCGAGAGTAACAGAGTCGGTGAAATAGAGCTGGTACTGGCCGAGTGCCCCGAAGTGCCGATGCAGAGCCTGGCCATCAAGCGGGTGATCGGCAATCTGGTGGAAAACGCCTTCCGCTATGGGCGCGGCTGGATCCGTATCGCTTCCCAAGTGGAAAAACACCGCATAGGTTTTAGTGTGGAAGACAATGGCCCGGGTATTGCCGAGAGCCAGATCCCCAAGCTGTTTCAGCCCTTTACCCAAGGTGACAGCGCCCGCGGCAGCGTTGGCTCAGGGTTGGGACTGGCGATCATCAAACGCATCATAGACAGGCATCAGGGCAAGGTCATTCTCAGCAATCGCCCCCAGGGTGGGCTGCACGCTCAGGTGTGGTTGCCGCGAGATTAA
- the ompR gene encoding two-component system response regulator OmpR: MGQETSKILVVDDDMRLRALLERYLMEQGYQVRSAANAEQMDRLLERENFHLLVLDLMLPGEDGLSICRRLRQQGNPLPIVMLTAKGDEVDRIIGLELGADDYLPKPFNPRELLARIKAVMRRQVQEIPGAPSQQEEMVSFGEFSLNLATREMYHNEESIALTSGEFAVLKVLVTHPREPLSRDKLMNLARGRDYSALERSIDVQVSRLRRLIEKDPANPRYIQTVWGLGYVFVPDGAARK, encoded by the coding sequence ATGGGACAAGAAACCTCCAAGATTCTGGTTGTCGATGATGATATGAGGCTGCGGGCCTTGCTGGAGCGCTATCTGATGGAACAAGGCTATCAGGTACGCAGCGCCGCCAATGCAGAGCAGATGGATCGCTTGCTGGAGCGGGAGAACTTTCACCTGCTGGTGCTCGACCTTATGTTGCCGGGAGAAGATGGCCTGTCCATCTGCCGCCGCTTGCGACAACAGGGCAACCCACTGCCGATAGTGATGCTGACCGCCAAGGGCGATGAAGTCGACCGCATCATAGGCCTGGAGCTCGGTGCCGATGACTATCTGCCAAAACCCTTCAACCCCAGAGAATTGCTGGCACGGATCAAGGCGGTGATGCGCCGTCAGGTGCAGGAGATCCCCGGCGCGCCTTCGCAGCAGGAAGAGATGGTCAGTTTCGGCGAGTTCAGTCTCAACCTGGCTACCCGCGAGATGTACCACAATGAAGAGTCCATCGCCCTCACCAGTGGTGAATTTGCCGTGCTCAAGGTGTTGGTGACCCACCCCAGGGAGCCTTTGTCCCGCGACAAGCTGATGAATCTGGCCCGTGGCCGTGACTATTCGGCGTTGGAGCGTTCCATCGACGTTCAGGTTTCCCGGCTTAGGCGGCTGATTGAAAAGGATCCCGCCAACCCGCGCTATATCCAAACGGTTTGGGGCCTGGGGTACGTGTTTGTGCCAGATGGTGCCGCCCGTAAATGA
- the modC gene encoding molybdenum ABC transporter ATP-binding protein ModC → MLKIAIRQQLGQTLLDVDTELPLSGVSAVFGRSGAGKTSLVNILGGLATPDAGEIRLGERWLFHKEKKINLPPERRNAGFVFQDARLFPHYRVRGNLNYGRKDKDSREFDTVVQLLGLEKLLDRFPFTLSGGEKQRVAIGRALLTRPEILLMDEPLASLDLPRKRELLPYLQRLTAELKLPIIYVSHSLDEILQLADQMLVLDKGRCVLSGPLEQVWDSDELRPWLSAQEQSSLLHATVAESHPEYAMTRLQLADGNSLWVNELLPKQDKPIRVRVHSNQVSVCLQVPSGSSIRNILPVTLEEVSRVDSRDYVQLRLRLAGMPLWANITRWALEELALQPGMSLFAQIKGVSLTAADLARSH, encoded by the coding sequence ATGCTGAAAATCGCTATCAGGCAACAGCTGGGGCAAACCCTGCTGGATGTTGACACAGAATTACCCCTCTCCGGGGTCAGCGCCGTCTTTGGCCGCTCGGGCGCCGGCAAGACCTCGCTGGTCAATATTCTCGGCGGTTTGGCAACGCCGGATGCCGGTGAGATCCGCTTGGGAGAGCGCTGGCTGTTTCATAAAGAAAAGAAGATCAATCTGCCGCCTGAGCGGCGTAACGCCGGCTTTGTGTTTCAGGATGCCAGGTTGTTTCCCCACTATCGGGTGCGCGGCAATCTCAACTATGGCCGCAAGGATAAAGACAGTCGCGAGTTTGATACCGTGGTACAACTCTTGGGGCTGGAGAAACTGCTCGACCGTTTTCCCTTTACCCTCTCCGGCGGGGAAAAGCAGCGGGTCGCCATAGGCCGGGCCTTGCTGACCCGCCCAGAGATCCTCTTGATGGATGAACCGCTGGCATCGCTCGACTTACCGCGCAAGCGCGAGCTGTTGCCCTACTTACAGCGGCTCACCGCCGAACTTAAGCTGCCGATTATCTATGTCAGCCACAGTCTGGATGAAATTCTGCAACTGGCGGATCAGATGCTGGTGCTGGACAAGGGCCGCTGCGTCCTCAGTGGCCCGCTGGAACAGGTGTGGGACAGTGACGAGCTGAGACCCTGGCTCAGTGCTCAGGAGCAAAGCTCCTTGCTGCATGCCACTGTGGCCGAGAGTCATCCCGAATATGCCATGACCCGTTTGCAGCTCGCCGATGGCAACAGCTTGTGGGTCAATGAACTGTTGCCCAAACAGGATAAGCCGATACGGGTGCGGGTTCACAGCAACCAGGTCTCTGTGTGCCTGCAGGTGCCGAGCGGCAGCAGTATTCGCAATATCCTGCCGGTAACCCTGGAAGAGGTGAGCCGGGTCGACAGCCGCGACTATGTGCAGCTCAGGCTGAGGCTGGCGGGTATGCCGCTGTGGGCCAATATTACCCGCTGGGCCCTTGAGGAGCTGGCGTTGCAACCCGGTATGTCGCTCTTCGCCCAGATTAAAGGGGTCAGCCTCACGGCCGCCGACTTGGCCCGTTCTCACTGA
- the modA gene encoding molybdate ABC transporter substrate-binding protein: MKSLFRPALSLALGLLLAFNVSAKEKVTVFAAASLTNAMNELGAEYDRKHDTETVFSFASSSTLARQIAQGAPAELFLSANQKWMDYLDENKAIDAGSRVTLLRNTLVLIAPKSSALNQVEISASWDLKQALGNSRMAVGDPDHVPAGRYAKQALENLGLWQQAEPLLARANSVRGALALVERGESSLGIVYSTDAKVAKGVKQLAVFPQETHKPISYPMALVGKEHSKGAEGFYQFLQSDAAKAVFAKYGFGVN, encoded by the coding sequence ATGAAGTCCCTGTTCCGTCCTGCCCTGAGCCTGGCTCTGGGGCTGTTGTTGGCCTTTAACGTCAGTGCCAAGGAAAAAGTTACCGTTTTTGCCGCCGCCTCACTCACCAATGCCATGAATGAACTGGGCGCCGAATATGACCGCAAGCATGACACTGAAACCGTGTTCTCTTTTGCTTCCTCTTCGACGCTGGCACGCCAGATTGCCCAAGGTGCGCCCGCCGAGCTGTTTCTGTCGGCCAACCAGAAATGGATGGACTATCTCGATGAAAACAAGGCCATCGACGCCGGCAGCCGGGTTACTCTGCTGCGTAACACGCTGGTGCTGATTGCACCGAAAAGCAGTGCGCTGAACCAGGTTGAAATCTCGGCTTCCTGGGATCTCAAACAGGCATTGGGTAACAGCCGGATGGCGGTTGGCGATCCTGATCATGTGCCGGCCGGTCGCTATGCCAAGCAAGCGCTGGAAAATTTAGGTTTGTGGCAACAGGCCGAACCTCTGCTTGCCAGAGCCAATAGTGTTCGCGGCGCCTTGGCGTTGGTCGAACGTGGCGAGTCATCTCTGGGGATTGTCTATTCCACAGATGCCAAAGTGGCCAAAGGGGTAAAACAGCTGGCGGTATTCCCCCAAGAGACTCACAAGCCAATCAGCTATCCCATGGCACTGGTGGGTAAAGAGCACAGCAAAGGCGCCGAAGGTTTCTATCAATTCCTGCAGTCCGACGCTGCCAAGGCGGTATTTGCCAAATACGGCTTCGGCGTAAACTGA
- the greB gene encoding transcription elongation factor GreB, with protein sequence MKAHLITRKGWEALDKELKYLWKEYRPEITLKVQEAAAQGDRSENADYTYNKRLLRQIDRRIRYLVKRLEELKIVDYSPQQEGKVFFGAWVELENDQGTVVRYRIVGKDEIDTKKGYITIDSPMARALIGKQVDDEVQVQTPSGVKEWYINVIQYQAFETETPE encoded by the coding sequence ATGAAAGCCCATTTGATTACCCGTAAGGGCTGGGAAGCCCTGGATAAAGAACTCAAATACCTGTGGAAGGAATACCGCCCCGAGATCACCCTAAAAGTGCAAGAGGCCGCGGCCCAGGGCGATCGCTCCGAAAACGCAGATTACACCTACAACAAACGCTTGTTGCGGCAGATAGATCGCCGAATCCGCTATCTGGTTAAACGCTTGGAAGAGTTGAAGATTGTTGACTACTCACCGCAGCAGGAAGGAAAGGTGTTCTTCGGTGCTTGGGTCGAACTGGAAAATGACCAGGGCACTGTGGTGCGCTACCGGATTGTCGGCAAGGACGAGATAGACACTAAGAAAGGCTATATCACTATAGATTCCCCTATGGCCAGGGCCCTCATAGGTAAACAGGTTGACGATGAAGTTCAGGTGCAAACTCCATCAGGGGTCAAAGAGTGGTACATCAATGTG
- a CDS encoding TOBE domain-containing protein: protein MDLKALLTLNNADKLFANPKRIALLKQIRITGSISQGAKQAGISYKAAWDAVNDMNLQAPQPVVSSEKGGKGGGGAKLTEFGERLLKLYELMDQMQDMVLKALLDAAVPMDNLLDLMAHFSLKTSARNQLAGEVIALKDDSLNDNVRVKLAGGQEIDAAITHASTDKLGLHIGKKVLLLFKAPAVSIHSLQQPLSSGNRLKGQLLQIKRDTQRSEITLDIGGNDRLYASVCNDSIEGLPLALGDHLQACFEPGQTLIACVK from the coding sequence ATGGATCTCAAAGCCCTGTTGACTCTCAACAATGCCGATAAACTGTTTGCCAATCCCAAGCGCATTGCGCTGTTGAAGCAGATACGCATTACCGGCTCCATCAGCCAGGGAGCCAAACAGGCGGGCATCAGTTACAAGGCGGCCTGGGATGCGGTCAACGACATGAATCTGCAAGCCCCTCAGCCTGTGGTCAGCAGTGAAAAGGGCGGCAAGGGCGGTGGCGGCGCCAAGTTGACCGAGTTTGGCGAGCGTCTGCTGAAGCTCTACGAACTGATGGATCAGATGCAGGACATGGTGCTCAAGGCGCTGTTGGATGCGGCCGTTCCCATGGATAACCTGCTGGATCTGATGGCACACTTCTCGCTCAAGACCAGCGCCCGCAATCAACTGGCCGGTGAAGTTATTGCGCTCAAGGATGATTCTCTCAATGACAATGTCAGGGTCAAGTTGGCCGGTGGACAGGAGATAGATGCCGCCATCACCCATGCCAGCACTGACAAACTGGGGTTGCATATCGGCAAGAAGGTATTGCTGCTGTTCAAGGCTCCCGCTGTCAGTATCCACTCGCTGCAGCAGCCCCTCAGCAGTGGCAACCGCCTCAAAGGCCAGTTGTTGCAAATCAAACGCGATACCCAGCGCAGCGAAATTACCCTGGATATCGGCGGCAACGACCGCCTCTACGCTTCGGTATGTAACGACAGCATTGAGGGCTTGCCATTGGCTCTGGGCGATCATCTACAAGCCTGCTTCGAGCCGGGGCAGACACTCATCGCCTGTGTTAAATGA
- a CDS encoding ankyrin repeat domain-containing protein, which produces MAASAKPETAAATTAAHKLNSLDEEGLSPLMRAVLDGQLDSVKQLIAQGADINLENPAGWNALLMSPTPEMAKLLIEQGADIHASSQNGFNSLLVAAKLGDLALISFLLERNIDINASNQYGWTALMVAVEFGHQQAISLLLENGANLKQKNNGGWGLPEIAAHNNHLDIFKSLLNKTGQVLSKEYAEEISIIALKNGATEILDYLVKQQRVTLGNKELMLKTAVSAGSLASVKYLVSKGADINALLVINAERSSTPLMISANRGDLDIVKYLLDKGAKLETQDTDGVTALAYSVRDDNLEVVRYLVAKGANLNVKGSYKETLMHQLVGTDDAKVFNYLVESGADINQTNDSGNSPLYYAAWFGQLDYVTTLVRHGANITKQDIERAVMSSQLEITRQLLDNAPPGLLTAEILVELLYSAAGKESVEMVKLLVERGADINGHSGSRQETALMAASMYRHLDTVKYLIGINVDVNARDSDGRSALMYAANPIQGAGEKSNLEVVKALVESKADLTLVSHSGETMLEQMVRTSDIQDFNYVLSKLGADILPQGHKALKRAISYQKQEFIDSLSQYGIKPPAEQ; this is translated from the coding sequence ATGGCCGCAAGCGCTAAGCCCGAGACAGCTGCAGCCACAACTGCGGCGCACAAGCTGAACAGTTTGGATGAGGAGGGTCTGTCGCCACTGATGCGAGCTGTATTGGATGGCCAACTGGACTCGGTAAAGCAGCTGATTGCTCAGGGCGCTGACATCAACCTTGAGAACCCTGCCGGCTGGAATGCGCTGTTGATGTCACCCACTCCTGAGATGGCAAAGCTGCTGATTGAACAAGGCGCCGATATTCACGCCAGTAGTCAAAATGGTTTCAACTCTCTGCTGGTTGCCGCCAAGTTGGGGGATCTGGCCCTGATCTCTTTTCTGCTTGAGAGAAATATCGATATTAACGCCTCAAACCAATATGGCTGGACGGCTCTGATGGTGGCCGTCGAGTTTGGCCATCAGCAGGCGATCTCTTTGCTGCTGGAGAACGGCGCCAATCTCAAACAAAAGAATAACGGCGGCTGGGGGTTACCGGAGATAGCGGCCCACAATAATCATCTGGATATCTTCAAGTCATTATTGAATAAAACCGGCCAGGTGCTCTCCAAGGAATATGCCGAAGAGATTTCCATCATTGCGCTCAAAAACGGTGCCACAGAGATTTTGGATTACCTGGTAAAACAGCAAAGAGTCACCCTTGGCAACAAGGAGCTGATGCTCAAGACGGCCGTATCGGCCGGCAGCCTGGCTTCGGTTAAGTACCTGGTATCCAAGGGCGCCGACATCAATGCCCTACTGGTAATAAATGCCGAGCGCAGCAGTACACCGCTGATGATATCTGCGAATCGGGGCGACCTGGATATAGTGAAGTATCTATTGGATAAGGGGGCGAAACTCGAGACCCAGGACACAGACGGAGTGACCGCTCTCGCTTACTCCGTGCGTGATGACAACCTAGAGGTTGTGCGCTATTTGGTGGCCAAGGGTGCCAATTTAAATGTCAAGGGAAGCTATAAAGAAACCCTGATGCATCAACTCGTGGGCACAGATGATGCCAAAGTCTTTAATTATCTGGTGGAGAGTGGTGCCGACATTAATCAAACCAACGACTCTGGCAACAGCCCCTTGTATTACGCAGCTTGGTTTGGCCAGCTGGATTATGTCACTACTCTGGTTCGCCACGGCGCCAATATCACCAAACAAGATATTGAGAGAGCCGTTATGAGTAGCCAACTGGAAATAACCAGACAATTACTCGACAACGCGCCGCCAGGCCTTCTCACGGCTGAAATCTTGGTTGAGTTATTGTACTCGGCTGCGGGGAAAGAGAGCGTAGAGATGGTCAAACTCCTGGTTGAAAGAGGCGCCGACATTAACGGGCATTCTGGGAGTCGCCAGGAAACCGCTTTAATGGCGGCATCAATGTACCGACACCTGGACACGGTCAAATACCTTATCGGCATCAATGTCGATGTGAATGCCAGAGATAGTGACGGCCGCTCGGCGTTGATGTACGCCGCCAATCCGATTCAAGGAGCCGGTGAAAAAAGCAATCTTGAGGTGGTAAAGGCCTTGGTTGAGTCAAAGGCTGACTTGACCCTGGTCAGCCACTCGGGGGAAACCATGCTGGAGCAGATGGTGAGAACCAGTGATATCCAGGACTTTAACTATGTTTTGAGCAAGCTCGGCGCTGACATACTTCCGCAGGGCCATAAGGCACTTAAGCGTGCTATCAGCTACCAAAAGCAGGAATTTATTGATTCCCTGTCCCAATATGGGATCAAGCCTCCGGCGGAACAATAA
- a CDS encoding methyl-accepting chemotaxis protein yields the protein MKISTLSLGASALLLLLAALLASLVLWSSEQRQEAELQSQTLQGLQQEFLVDIRANLDKYLASGDAGRLEQARAQLNDIHDRLPADSQLAQELAQLVTALDGKYRAAGKLAGNPRQLLAHAETEMLDNNKRLADYGDQGLATAPQVAHEYLQLSRELPPLVYQLSQLTQDYLLGREQRLKPYLDSTITQLADWHDRLSALPLLGLYRTVEADEFALGDDEPEREEIGESYRAELLSLSSRYAKEVTNTEQQLLDNRQMQDALRADMHKLQQNLLTMAAEQQQRTDKLKHELQLWLYLALAVLALFAVAYLILQQLRVVKPLQLLNAAFSQLSESNTRERLNISRRCETGQIAAHFNALLNRFESEDEQQRQQLARISQSLSALVQKISEMAGSTRETQQVVDQARQQTLELSELAGLVSDSSASLATRAGNTAEQMHQSELEAQQMLEATDSTRTAVAECHQALASLDDSVAAVAGIIDVIGNIAGQTNLLALNAAIEAARAGEQGRGFAVVADEVRSLSSRTQSSLDEIGAILNRLTNANKSLGQSMDGIAEATDRQRQRAEILKQLAQEVRQQAFAMASGTQQGTEYAQSQLAHLQSFSSAMEQLRSQAITASEQGQAIASQVAAGVAEIEQNLGIKAA from the coding sequence ATGAAGATTTCCACCCTTTCTCTCGGCGCTTCGGCGTTGTTGCTCTTGTTGGCGGCCTTGCTCGCCTCACTGGTGCTCTGGAGCAGTGAACAGAGACAAGAGGCAGAACTGCAGAGCCAGACGCTGCAAGGCTTGCAGCAAGAATTTTTGGTGGATATCCGTGCCAATTTGGATAAGTATCTCGCCAGTGGCGATGCCGGGCGATTGGAACAGGCCAGAGCCCAGCTCAATGATATTCATGACCGTTTGCCGGCAGATTCACAGTTGGCACAGGAGCTGGCGCAATTGGTGACGGCTCTGGATGGCAAATACCGCGCCGCCGGCAAGTTGGCCGGAAATCCCAGGCAGCTGTTGGCCCATGCCGAAACCGAAATGTTGGACAACAACAAGCGCCTGGCGGATTACGGCGATCAAGGGCTGGCAACGGCGCCACAAGTGGCGCATGAATACTTGCAGCTCAGTCGGGAGCTTCCGCCGTTGGTTTACCAGTTGTCACAGCTGACCCAGGATTACCTGCTCGGACGGGAGCAAAGACTCAAGCCTTACCTCGACAGCACCATAACTCAATTGGCCGACTGGCATGACAGACTCAGCGCCTTGCCACTGCTTGGTCTCTATCGCACAGTAGAGGCCGATGAATTTGCCCTGGGTGACGATGAACCCGAGCGCGAGGAGATAGGCGAGAGCTACCGCGCCGAACTTCTGAGTCTCAGCAGTCGCTACGCCAAGGAAGTGACCAATACCGAGCAGCAACTGTTGGATAACCGTCAGATGCAGGATGCGCTGCGCGCCGATATGCACAAGTTGCAGCAGAACTTGCTGACCATGGCCGCTGAGCAGCAACAACGTACCGACAAGCTCAAACACGAGCTGCAGCTTTGGCTCTATCTGGCTTTGGCGGTGCTGGCCTTATTTGCCGTGGCTTATTTGATTTTGCAGCAGCTCAGGGTGGTGAAGCCGTTGCAACTGCTCAACGCCGCCTTCAGTCAACTGAGTGAGTCCAATACCCGCGAGCGCCTCAATATCAGTCGCCGCTGTGAAACCGGCCAGATAGCCGCCCACTTCAATGCTCTGCTGAATCGTTTCGAGTCCGAGGATGAGCAGCAGCGGCAGCAATTGGCGCGTATCTCCCAAAGCCTATCGGCCCTGGTGCAAAAAATCAGTGAAATGGCCGGCAGTACCCGCGAGACCCAACAAGTGGTGGATCAGGCTAGGCAGCAAACGCTGGAGCTCAGTGAATTGGCCGGACTGGTGAGTGACAGCTCAGCTTCGCTGGCCACCCGTGCCGGCAATACCGCCGAACAGATGCACCAGAGTGAACTCGAAGCGCAGCAGATGCTGGAAGCTACAGATTCAACCCGCACCGCCGTTGCCGAGTGTCATCAAGCGCTCGCCAGTCTGGATGATTCAGTGGCGGCTGTGGCGGGAATTATCGACGTGATAGGCAATATCGCCGGGCAGACAAATCTGTTGGCGCTCAATGCCGCCATAGAAGCCGCCCGTGCCGGTGAGCAGGGCCGAGGCTTTGCCGTGGTGGCCGATGAGGTGCGCAGCCTTTCCAGTCGCACCCAGAGCTCGCTCGATGAGATAGGTGCCATTCTCAATCGGCTCACCAATGCCAACAAGAGTCTGGGGCAGAGTATGGATGGCATAGCCGAGGCGACCGACAGGCAGAGACAGAGAGCCGAGATCCTGAAACAACTGGCGCAGGAGGTGAGACAGCAGGCTTTTGCCATGGCGAGCGGGACCCAGCAGGGTACTGAGTATGCCCAGTCACAGCTGGCGCATCTGCAATCCTTCTCCAGCGCCATGGAACAGCTGCGCAGCCAGGCGATCACCGCCTCAGAGCAGGGGCAGGCAATTGCCTCTCAAGTGGCTGCAGGTGTCGCCGAGATAGAACAGAATCTCGGCATTAAAGCCGCCTGA
- the modB gene encoding molybdate ABC transporter permease subunit, producing MLTDYEVAALLLSLKVSTVAVLCSLPLGILCAWVLARLEFPGKSVLDSLIHLPLVLPPVVIGYLLLVSMGRSGFLGGWLYDTFGFSFSFSWRGAALAAAVVSFPLMVRAIRQALEGVDVRLEQAARTLGAGRLKVFFTISLPLTAPGIVSGMVLAFARSLGEFGSTITFVSNIPGETRTIPLAMYSFIETPGAEAEAARLCVIAILISLASLIASQWLSKRAQQRTLGQC from the coding sequence TTGTTGACCGACTATGAAGTGGCCGCCTTGCTGCTCAGTCTCAAGGTGTCCACTGTGGCCGTGCTCTGCAGCCTGCCGCTCGGCATTTTGTGTGCCTGGGTGCTGGCGCGGCTGGAGTTCCCCGGCAAGTCTGTGCTCGATAGCCTGATCCATCTGCCACTGGTGCTGCCACCTGTGGTCATAGGGTATTTGTTGCTGGTCTCCATGGGCCGCAGCGGTTTTCTCGGTGGCTGGCTCTATGACACTTTTGGCTTCAGCTTTAGTTTCAGCTGGCGCGGCGCCGCACTGGCAGCTGCGGTGGTGTCATTCCCGTTAATGGTTCGTGCCATTCGTCAGGCGCTCGAAGGGGTGGATGTGCGTCTGGAGCAGGCGGCGCGCACCTTGGGCGCCGGCCGGCTCAAGGTCTTCTTCACCATTAGCTTGCCGCTGACCGCACCCGGCATAGTCTCGGGCATGGTGCTGGCCTTTGCCCGCAGCCTCGGGGAGTTCGGTTCCACCATTACCTTTGTTTCCAATATACCAGGTGAAACCCGCACCATTCCCTTGGCCATGTACTCCTTTATCGAGACCCCGGGCGCCGAGGCCGAGGCCGCCAGGCTGTGTGTGATTGCGATATTGATTTCACTGGCCTCGCTGATCGCTTCCCAATGGCTCAGCAAGCGGGCGCAACAGAGGACGCTGGGACAATGCTGA
- a CDS encoding peroxiredoxin, protein MIAQGQALPDATLSQLAKEGMINHKVKELFAGKKAVLFAVPGAFTPTCSEAHLPGYVVLADELKTKGVDIIACVSVNDAFVMKAWGEAQNAGEIIMLADGDGAFTKALGLEMDTGAFGGLRSQRYAMVIDDGVVSLLNVEAPKTFEVSKAETILASLQ, encoded by the coding sequence ATGATTGCACAAGGTCAAGCTCTGCCGGATGCCACTCTGAGCCAACTCGCTAAAGAGGGCATGATCAACCACAAGGTTAAGGAACTGTTTGCCGGCAAGAAGGCCGTGCTGTTTGCTGTTCCCGGTGCCTTTACCCCCACCTGCTCCGAGGCTCACCTGCCGGGTTATGTGGTGCTAGCCGATGAACTCAAGACCAAGGGCGTCGATATCATTGCCTGTGTATCGGTCAACGATGCCTTTGTGATGAAAGCCTGGGGTGAAGCCCAAAACGCCGGTGAGATCATAATGTTGGCCGATGGTGATGGTGCCTTCACCAAGGCACTGGGGCTGGAAATGGACACTGGCGCCTTCGGAGGCTTACGCTCGCAGCGCTATGCCATGGTGATAGACGATGGCGTGGTTTCTTTGTTGAATGTGGAAGCGCCCAAGACTTTCGAAGTCAGCAAGGCCGAAACCATACTGGCGAGTCTCCAATAG